A genomic stretch from Antarcticibacterium flavum includes:
- a CDS encoding acetate/propionate family kinase, translated as MNKILIINSGSSSLKFQLIAMPAEEVLASGLVERIGQENSMLHYKSGDFKTSEEFSIPDHSVALKKVTNYLLDPEKGVIKDASEIPAIGHRVVHGGDAFSETIEIDEEVKSEIKKLFSLAPLHNPPNLKGIQVAEDIFPEAKQVAVFDTAFHRSIPDCANTYAIPLSFKQDHNIQVYGFHGTSHKYVTEQAIEMLDKKNSKIISVHLGNGCSITAVQDGKSVDHSLGFGPVNGLIMGTRSGDIDQSIIFYMIEKLGYSAREVSDLLHHKSGMLGLTGYSDLRDIEAEAEKGNRKCQLALEMNAYRIKKYIGAYTAAMNGLDAIVFTAGIGENSDILRSLVCKDMEYLGIEIDPEKNVIRSKENRAINRENARVKVLIIPTNEELEIAKQTYKLVF; from the coding sequence TCCTTAAAATTTCAGCTTATTGCAATGCCTGCTGAAGAAGTACTGGCCTCAGGGCTGGTAGAGAGAATAGGACAGGAAAATTCAATGTTGCATTATAAATCTGGTGATTTTAAGACTTCTGAAGAATTTTCAATCCCCGATCATTCTGTAGCCTTAAAAAAGGTAACAAATTATTTACTGGATCCTGAAAAGGGTGTTATTAAGGATGCTTCAGAAATTCCCGCAATTGGGCACAGAGTGGTTCATGGTGGAGATGCTTTTTCGGAAACCATTGAGATCGATGAGGAGGTGAAATCTGAAATTAAAAAGCTTTTTTCCCTCGCCCCGCTCCATAATCCGCCAAACCTTAAAGGGATCCAGGTCGCTGAGGATATTTTTCCTGAAGCTAAACAGGTAGCTGTTTTTGATACTGCCTTTCACCGCTCCATTCCAGATTGTGCCAATACTTATGCCATTCCCCTGTCCTTTAAACAGGATCATAATATCCAGGTATACGGTTTTCACGGTACCAGTCATAAATATGTGACAGAGCAGGCAATCGAAATGCTGGATAAGAAAAATTCAAAGATCATAAGCGTGCACCTGGGCAATGGCTGTAGTATTACTGCTGTGCAGGACGGCAAAAGCGTAGATCATTCCCTTGGTTTTGGACCGGTGAATGGCCTAATCATGGGTACCCGGAGCGGTGATATTGACCAGTCCATTATTTTTTATATGATTGAAAAACTGGGATATTCAGCTAGAGAGGTAAGCGACTTGCTTCATCACAAAAGTGGGATGTTGGGACTTACCGGCTACAGCGATCTTCGGGACATTGAGGCAGAAGCAGAAAAAGGTAACCGCAAGTGCCAGCTTGCACTGGAGATGAATGCCTACAGGATCAAAAAATATATAGGTGCTTATACTGCCGCTATGAATGGCCTGGATGCGATTGTTTTCACAGCGGGGATTGGTGAGAATAGTGACATACTTCGCTCCCTGGTTTGTAAAGACATGGAGTACCTGGGTATCGAGATCGATCCCGAAAAGAATGTAATTCGATCAAAAGAGAATAGAGCGATCAATCGAGAAAATGCAAGGGTAAAAGTGCTAATTATTCCCACCAATGAAGAACTTGAAATAGCCAAACAAACATATAAACTGGTTTTTTAA
- a CDS encoding adenosylcobalamin-dependent ribonucleoside-diphosphate reductase, whose protein sequence is MKVEAPKTPTQTYSQEEAFQKSLTYFKGDELAARVWINKYALKDSDGNLYELSPQDMHVRIAKEIARIESKYPNPMSEEEVLGLLEDFKYIVPQGSPMAGIGNKYQIASLSNCFVIGNGGMSDSYGSIMKVDQEQVQLMKRRGGVGHDLSHIRPKGSPVKNSALTSTGLVPFMERYSNSTREVAQDGRRGALMLSVSINHPDAEDFIDAKMTQGKVTGANVSVRIDDDFMKAVKDNKSYTQKFPIHSDNPKYTKELEANRLWNKIVHNAWKSAEPGILFWDTIIKESVPDSYADLGYETVSTNPCGEIPLCPYDSCRLLAINLLSYVENPFKKEASFNFDLFKKHVAAAQRIMDDIIDLELEKIDDILAKIDADPESEEIKGVEKNLWLQIRKKAYEGRRTGIGITAEGDMLAALGISYGSKEGIDFSVEVHKTLAIEAYRASVYAAKERGAFSVYDSEREKDNPFIQRLREADEKLYFEMMEYGRRNIALLTIAPTGTTSLMTQTTSGIEPVFLPVYKRRRKVNPNDKEARVDFVDETGDSWEEYVVFHHRFKEWMQINGYDTDKNYTQKELDKLVKKSPYYKATSNDIDWVSKVTMQGAVQKWVDHSISVTVNLPNDVTEELVGQLYLKAWEVGCKGVTVYRDGSRSGVLISNEEKKEEGSTSSIFPTKRPAILEADVVRFQNNKEKWIAFIGIIDGKPYEIFTGLADDEDGILIPRWVNEGLIIKNKDDEGNSRYDFQYENQRGYKTTIEGLSHKFDPEFWNYAKLISSTLRHGMPIEKAVDLINSLQLDNESINTWKNGVARALKRYVADGTKAKGQTCANCDSTNLIYQEGCLTCTDCGSSKCG, encoded by the coding sequence ATGAAAGTAGAAGCACCAAAAACCCCCACCCAAACCTATTCCCAGGAAGAAGCCTTCCAAAAGTCATTGACCTATTTCAAAGGAGATGAACTTGCAGCCCGAGTATGGATCAACAAATACGCGCTAAAGGATTCAGACGGGAATTTATATGAACTTTCCCCTCAGGATATGCACGTGAGGATCGCTAAAGAAATTGCGCGAATAGAAAGTAAGTATCCAAATCCTATGAGTGAAGAGGAAGTGTTGGGGTTGCTGGAAGACTTCAAATATATCGTACCTCAGGGAAGCCCTATGGCAGGAATTGGGAATAAATATCAAATCGCTTCTTTATCCAATTGCTTTGTAATTGGAAACGGGGGCATGAGCGACTCCTACGGCAGCATCATGAAAGTAGACCAGGAACAGGTACAGCTTATGAAACGTCGCGGTGGAGTTGGTCATGATCTTTCTCATATACGTCCTAAAGGTTCTCCTGTAAAGAACTCTGCTCTTACTTCTACCGGTCTTGTACCTTTTATGGAGCGGTATTCAAATTCAACAAGAGAAGTTGCCCAGGATGGCCGTCGCGGTGCTCTAATGCTTTCAGTTTCAATCAATCACCCCGATGCAGAGGATTTCATCGATGCAAAAATGACCCAGGGTAAGGTGACTGGAGCAAATGTATCTGTACGTATTGATGACGATTTCATGAAGGCGGTTAAGGACAATAAGTCTTACACCCAAAAATTCCCTATCCATAGTGATAATCCTAAATATACTAAAGAGCTTGAAGCTAATAGACTTTGGAACAAAATAGTTCACAACGCATGGAAATCGGCAGAGCCTGGCATTCTTTTCTGGGATACCATCATTAAAGAATCTGTACCAGATTCTTATGCAGATCTTGGATATGAAACCGTTTCTACCAATCCTTGTGGAGAGATCCCGCTTTGTCCATACGATTCCTGTAGATTACTGGCTATAAACCTACTTTCTTATGTAGAGAATCCATTTAAAAAAGAAGCATCTTTCAACTTTGACCTGTTCAAGAAACACGTTGCTGCTGCTCAAAGAATTATGGATGACATCATAGACCTGGAGCTGGAGAAAATTGACGATATCCTTGCCAAAATAGATGCAGATCCTGAAAGTGAAGAGATCAAGGGAGTTGAGAAAAACCTTTGGTTACAAATAAGAAAAAAGGCTTACGAAGGAAGAAGAACCGGAATTGGTATTACTGCAGAGGGTGATATGCTTGCAGCTCTTGGAATTTCGTACGGCAGCAAAGAAGGTATAGACTTTTCAGTAGAAGTTCATAAAACTTTAGCTATTGAAGCCTACAGAGCATCTGTATATGCAGCCAAGGAAAGAGGAGCTTTTAGTGTTTATGATTCTGAAAGAGAAAAAGACAACCCGTTTATCCAGCGTTTAAGGGAAGCCGATGAAAAGCTTTATTTTGAAATGATGGAGTATGGCCGCAGGAATATTGCACTTCTTACCATTGCCCCTACCGGGACAACAAGTTTAATGACTCAAACCACTTCGGGAATAGAGCCTGTTTTCCTTCCTGTATACAAGAGAAGAAGAAAAGTAAATCCAAATGACAAAGAAGCCCGTGTAGATTTTGTAGATGAAACCGGAGATTCCTGGGAAGAATACGTGGTATTCCATCACAGGTTTAAAGAGTGGATGCAAATAAACGGGTATGATACAGATAAAAACTATACTCAAAAGGAACTGGATAAATTAGTTAAGAAGTCACCTTATTACAAAGCTACCTCCAATGATATAGATTGGGTAAGCAAGGTAACCATGCAGGGTGCTGTACAAAAGTGGGTGGATCACTCCATAAGTGTGACAGTAAACCTTCCAAATGATGTGACAGAGGAGCTTGTAGGACAGCTTTACCTAAAAGCCTGGGAAGTTGGTTGTAAAGGGGTAACTGTTTACAGAGACGGTTCAAGAAGTGGAGTATTGATTTCCAACGAAGAGAAAAAAGAAGAAGGATCCACATCTTCAATTTTCCCGACAAAACGTCCCGCCATCCTTGAAGCAGATGTAGTGAGATTCCAGAATAATAAAGAAAAATGGATTGCCTTTATTGGTATCATTGATGGAAAACCATATGAGATCTTTACCGGTCTTGCAGATGATGAGGATGGTATCCTTATCCCAAGATGGGTAAATGAAGGCCTTATTATTAAAAATAAGGATGATGAAGGAAACTCAAGATATGATTTCCAGTATGAGAACCAAAGAGGTTATAAAACAACTATTGAAGGACTCTCTCATAAGTTTGATCCTGAATTCTGGAACTATGCAAAATTGATCTCAAGCACTCTTAGACACGGGATGCCAATTGAAAAAGCCGTAGACTTGATCAACAGTCTGCAATTAGACAATGAATCCATAAACACCTGGAAAAATGGTGTGGCAAGAGCCCTTAAGCGTTATGTTGCAGATGGTACAAAGGCAAAAGGCCAGACCTGTGCAAATTGTGATTCCACCAATCTAATTTATCAGGAAGGATGCCTTACCTGTACAGATTGTGGATCTTCAAAATGTGGATAG